From a single Serratia surfactantfaciens genomic region:
- a CDS encoding ABC transporter permease, whose translation MLIWSRTGRTLTCTLTVTLFALFFCLPLVVILMSSLSEQWNGVLPSGFTLNHFRQAFSGASWDALVASLAIGFSASLFALLCGTWAALALRHHQGRGQRLLGTLFFIPSAVPSVSIGLGMLVAFSQGPLQMNGTFLIVPAAHFVLISAFTFGNVMAGLTRLPGDYENVAASLGASPLFRLRHVTLPMIAPYMISAFALSLSLSMGELGATMMIYPPSWATLPVTIFSLTDRGSIANGATLTMILVAATLLLMLVLERISQRLTPGVK comes from the coding sequence ATGTTGATTTGGTCTCGCACCGGCCGCACCCTGACCTGCACGCTGACGGTCACGCTGTTCGCCCTGTTCTTCTGCCTGCCGCTGGTGGTGATCCTGATGTCCAGCCTCAGTGAACAGTGGAACGGCGTGCTGCCGAGCGGCTTCACCCTCAACCACTTTCGCCAGGCCTTCAGCGGCGCCTCCTGGGACGCGCTGGTCGCCAGTCTGGCTATCGGCTTCAGCGCCAGCCTGTTCGCGCTGCTGTGCGGCACCTGGGCGGCGCTGGCGCTGCGCCACCATCAGGGGCGCGGCCAGCGGCTGCTGGGCACGCTGTTTTTCATTCCCAGCGCGGTGCCTTCGGTCTCCATCGGTCTGGGGATGCTGGTGGCGTTCAGCCAGGGGCCGCTGCAGATGAACGGCACCTTCCTGATCGTGCCCGCCGCCCACTTCGTATTGATTTCCGCCTTTACCTTCGGCAACGTGATGGCCGGGCTAACCCGGCTACCTGGCGACTACGAGAACGTCGCTGCCAGCCTGGGCGCGTCGCCGCTGTTCCGCCTGCGCCACGTCACCCTGCCGATGATCGCCCCCTACATGATCTCCGCCTTCGCTCTCAGCCTGTCGCTGTCGATGGGGGAACTGGGCGCGACCATGATGATCTACCCGCCAAGCTGGGCGACGCTACCGGTCACTATCTTCAGCCTGACCGATCGCGGCAGCATCGCCAACGGCGCGACGCTGACCATGATCCTGGTGGCCGCCACGCTATTGCTGATGTTGGTGCTGGAGCGAATTTCGCAGCGGCTGACGCCGGGCGTGAAATAG
- the phnU gene encoding 2-aminoethylphosphonate ABC transporter permease subunit encodes MTDSTLTRPSLRLRLPRRLWILLPLLVLATLFFYPLALIVKQAFTDDQGLFSAAALQQVFESRRFVGALLNTLQIALLATLGCLVLGTLLSLLLVFTPFPGSRLIARVIDTFIAMPTFLITLAFTFIYGSAGLLNGTLMATFGFTLPPVDFLYSIWGVILAEITVFTPLVMRPLMAALSQIDRSQLEAASILGARPGRVVRQVILPAALPALLAGGSLCLLLTTNEFGIVLFIGAKGVTTLPMMVYSKAILEADYAVACTIAVVNIALSLGLFSLYRYAAARAGLRN; translated from the coding sequence ATGACCGACTCTACGCTTACTCGCCCGTCCCTGCGGCTGCGTTTGCCGCGCCGCCTGTGGATCCTGTTACCGCTGCTGGTGCTGGCGACGCTGTTTTTCTACCCGCTGGCGCTGATCGTCAAACAGGCGTTTACCGACGACCAGGGGTTGTTCAGCGCCGCCGCGCTGCAACAGGTGTTCGAATCCCGCCGTTTTGTCGGTGCCCTGCTCAACACGCTGCAGATCGCGCTGCTGGCGACGCTGGGCTGCCTGGTGCTCGGCACGCTGCTGTCGCTGCTGCTGGTATTCACGCCGTTCCCCGGCAGCCGGCTGATCGCCCGAGTGATCGATACCTTTATCGCCATGCCGACCTTTCTGATCACGCTGGCCTTCACCTTTATCTACGGCTCCGCCGGCCTGCTGAACGGCACGCTGATGGCGACCTTCGGCTTCACCCTGCCGCCGGTCGACTTTCTTTACTCCATCTGGGGAGTGATCCTGGCGGAAATCACCGTGTTTACGCCGCTGGTGATGCGTCCGCTGATGGCGGCGCTGTCGCAGATCGACCGCAGCCAGCTTGAGGCCGCCAGCATCCTCGGCGCCCGGCCGGGGCGCGTGGTGCGCCAGGTGATTTTACCGGCCGCACTGCCGGCCTTGCTGGCCGGCGGCAGCCTGTGTCTGTTGTTGACCACCAATGAGTTCGGCATCGTGCTGTTTATCGGCGCCAAGGGCGTCACCACGCTGCCGATGATGGTCTACTCCAAAGCGATTCTGGAGGCGGATTACGCCGTCGCCTGCACCATCGCCGTGGTGAATATCGCGCTGTCGCTCGGGCTGTTCTCCCTTTACCGCTATGCCGCGGCACGCGCCGGGCTGAGGAACTGA
- the phnT gene encoding 2-aminoethylphosphonate ABC transport system ATP-binding subunit PhnT produces the protein MPSLLSSRAEARDNSQDIAGPSGIQLDRVSVSYRGTEVLKPLTLTIAPGEVLALIGPSGSGKTTVLRAIAGFVQPSAGRIAIGDVDVTDVPPYERGLGMVVQNYALFPHMRVEDNVAFGLRAQGKPRGLIAERVEEALAIVGMSAYAKRYPSQLSGGQQQRVAIARAIAVRPKVLLLDEPLSALDAQIRHSMVEEIARLHRELPDLTILYVTHDQGEALTLADKIGIMRDGHLIAHGETRALYHLPTNRFAAEFLGRANLLPATALETTAQQGMTTVSCAGKVIGCFTYGAQRGFDKLLCIRPQHIALDADAQRSNCIIGTLRDIHWQGELTHLQFDAEGHPLRVATTHRSQMPQIGERVPLYFAPDDAVLIED, from the coding sequence ATGCCTTCTCTTCTCTCATCTCGCGCCGAGGCGCGGGATAACAGCCAGGATATCGCCGGGCCGTCGGGCATCCAGCTCGATCGCGTCAGCGTGTCGTATCGCGGCACCGAGGTGCTGAAACCCCTGACGCTCACCATCGCTCCCGGCGAAGTGCTGGCGCTGATCGGCCCCTCCGGCTCGGGTAAGACCACCGTGCTGCGGGCGATTGCCGGCTTCGTGCAGCCCTCCGCCGGGCGCATCGCCATCGGCGACGTCGATGTCACCGACGTGCCGCCCTATGAGCGCGGTCTGGGCATGGTGGTGCAGAACTACGCGCTGTTTCCGCATATGCGCGTCGAGGACAATGTGGCGTTCGGCCTGCGCGCGCAGGGCAAGCCGCGCGGCCTTATCGCCGAGCGCGTCGAAGAGGCGTTGGCCATCGTCGGCATGTCCGCCTATGCCAAGCGTTATCCCAGCCAGCTCTCCGGCGGCCAACAGCAGCGGGTGGCGATCGCCCGCGCCATTGCGGTGCGCCCCAAGGTGCTGCTGCTGGATGAGCCGCTGTCGGCGCTGGACGCGCAAATCCGCCACAGCATGGTGGAAGAGATAGCCCGCCTGCACCGCGAGCTGCCTGACCTGACCATTCTGTACGTCACCCACGATCAGGGCGAAGCGCTGACGCTGGCGGACAAGATCGGCATCATGCGCGACGGCCATCTGATCGCCCACGGCGAAACCCGCGCGCTGTACCATCTTCCGACGAACCGCTTCGCCGCCGAGTTCCTCGGCCGCGCCAACCTGCTGCCGGCTACCGCCCTGGAGACTACCGCGCAGCAAGGCATGACCACCGTCAGCTGCGCCGGCAAAGTGATCGGCTGTTTCACTTATGGCGCACAACGCGGCTTCGACAAGCTGCTGTGCATCCGGCCACAGCACATTGCGCTCGATGCCGATGCCCAGCGCAGCAACTGCATCATCGGCACGCTGCGCGATATTCATTGGCAGGGAGAGTTGACGCACCTGCAGTTCGACGCGGAAGGCCATCCGCTGCGCGTGGCTACCACTCATCGCAGCCAGATGCCGCAGATCGGCGAGCGCGTGCCGCTCTATTTCGCCCCCGACGATGCGGTACTGATCGAGGACTGA
- a CDS encoding 2-aminoethylphosphonate ABC transporter substrate-binding protein, which yields MKLSRLVVMTAIALGSAPAWAADAVVTVYSADGLHDGDHSWYQTQFDAFTQATGIKVQYVEGGSGAIVERLSKERSNPQADVLVTLPPFIQRAAAEKLLQDFTPQAAAQIADAQPQFMPLVNNYLSFIYNAKLLPQAPASYQQLLDAQFRNKLQYSTPGQAGDGTAVMLQAFHSFGSKDAGFDYLGKLQSNNVGPSASTGKLTALVNKGELLVANGDLQMNLAQMRSNPNVKVFWPAGPDGKRSTLVLPYYVGLVQGAPQSANGKKLIDFLLSKEAQSSVSAISYGMPVRKDVTPTDDNFRQSQAALQGVDIWAPDWNQVVSSLSADISRWHKVTE from the coding sequence ATGAAACTTTCTCGTCTGGTCGTCATGACCGCCATCGCACTCGGTTCCGCACCGGCCTGGGCCGCCGATGCGGTGGTGACCGTCTACTCTGCCGACGGTTTGCACGACGGCGACCACAGCTGGTATCAAACCCAGTTCGACGCCTTCACCCAGGCGACCGGCATCAAGGTGCAGTATGTTGAAGGCGGCTCGGGCGCCATCGTGGAACGGCTATCGAAAGAACGCAGCAACCCGCAGGCCGACGTGCTGGTGACACTGCCGCCGTTCATCCAGCGCGCCGCCGCGGAAAAACTGCTGCAGGACTTTACCCCGCAGGCGGCGGCGCAGATCGCCGATGCGCAGCCGCAGTTCATGCCGCTGGTGAACAACTACCTCAGTTTCATCTATAACGCCAAACTGCTGCCGCAGGCGCCCGCCAGCTACCAGCAGCTGCTGGACGCGCAGTTCCGCAACAAGCTGCAGTATTCCACGCCGGGACAGGCGGGTGACGGCACCGCGGTGATGCTGCAGGCATTTCACAGCTTCGGTAGCAAAGACGCCGGTTTCGACTATCTCGGCAAGCTGCAAAGCAACAACGTCGGCCCTTCCGCCTCCACCGGCAAGCTGACCGCGCTGGTCAATAAGGGAGAGCTGCTGGTGGCCAACGGCGATCTGCAGATGAATCTGGCGCAGATGCGCAGCAATCCGAACGTCAAGGTGTTCTGGCCGGCCGGGCCGGACGGCAAGCGCAGCACGCTGGTGCTGCCTTACTACGTCGGTCTGGTGCAGGGCGCGCCGCAAAGCGCCAACGGCAAAAAGCTGATCGACTTCCTGCTGAGCAAGGAAGCGCAGAGCAGCGTCAGCGCCATTTCCTACGGCATGCCGGTGCGTAAGGACGTCACGCCGACCGACGATAACTTCAGGCAGTCGCAGGCCGCTTTGCAAGGCGTGGACATCTGGGCGCCGGACTGGAATCAGGTGGTGAGCAGCCTGTCCGCCGACATTTCTCGCTGGCACAAGGTGACCGAATGA
- the phnR gene encoding phosphonate utilization transcriptional regulator PhnR → MKEHQGDMPHYLQIKDQLQARITRGALQAGDKLPSERELCAIFSTTRVTIRESLAQLEATGAIYRADRRGWFVTPERLWLDPTQNTNFHRLCQEQGRTPRTALLSGEKTTVPLDVMQPLALEPFDQVYLLRRVRYADGRAICYCENHCLPQRVPELLSHDLNGSLTEVYQQHYSLIYSNMHLSFYPTALPYRAANALGAMVGLPALLLRRLNYDQHGRILDFDIEYWRHDSLRIEVDTL, encoded by the coding sequence ATGAAAGAACATCAGGGCGATATGCCCCACTACCTGCAGATCAAGGATCAGCTTCAGGCGCGCATCACCCGCGGCGCGCTGCAGGCCGGCGACAAGCTGCCTTCGGAGCGCGAGCTGTGTGCCATCTTCTCCACCACCCGCGTCACCATCCGCGAAAGCCTGGCGCAGCTGGAAGCCACCGGCGCCATCTATCGTGCCGATCGCCGCGGCTGGTTCGTCACGCCGGAGCGACTGTGGCTGGACCCGACGCAAAACACCAACTTCCACCGCCTGTGTCAGGAGCAGGGGCGCACGCCGCGCACCGCGCTGCTGTCCGGCGAAAAAACCACGGTGCCGCTCGACGTCATGCAGCCGCTGGCGCTCGAACCGTTCGATCAGGTGTATCTGCTGCGCCGCGTGCGCTACGCCGACGGCCGCGCCATCTGCTATTGCGAAAATCACTGCCTGCCGCAGCGGGTGCCGGAACTGCTCAGCCACGATCTCAACGGCAGCCTGACCGAGGTCTATCAGCAGCATTACTCGTTGATTTACAGTAACATGCACCTGTCGTTCTACCCGACGGCCCTGCCTTACCGCGCCGCCAATGCGCTCGGCGCCATGGTCGGTCTGCCCGCCTTGTTGCTGCGTCGACTGAATTACGATCAGCACGGCCGCATCCTCGATTTCGATATTGAATACTGGCGCCACGACAGTCTGCGCATCGAAGTCGATACGCTCTAA
- the phnW gene encoding 2-aminoethylphosphonate--pyruvate transaminase yields the protein MSDRNYLLLTPGPLTTSKTVKEAMLFDSCTWDEDYNLGVVQSIRQRLVALATPSAGYTSVLLQGSGSFAVEGVLGTVIGPQDKLLIVNNGAYGARMIEMARLMDIDHHAFDCGEVNEPDVAAMEAVLKSDARISHIAMVHCETTTGMLNPLQKVAGLAARNGKTFIVDAMSSFGGIPLDVDALGIDFLISSANKCIQGVPGFAFVIARRSELEKCAGRSRSLSLDLYAQWRCMEDQAGKWRFTSPTHTVLAFAQALKELEQEGGIAARHRRYQTNQRRLVAGMRELGFETLLDEALHSPIITAFYSPKADTYRFAEFYQRLKQQGFVIYPGKVSQSDCFRIGNIGEIYPQDIERLLAAVRQAMYWNQ from the coding sequence ATGTCCGACCGTAACTACCTGCTGTTGACCCCCGGCCCGTTGACCACCTCGAAAACGGTGAAAGAGGCGATGCTGTTCGACAGCTGCACCTGGGATGAAGATTACAACCTCGGCGTGGTGCAAAGCATCCGCCAACGGCTGGTGGCGCTGGCGACGCCGTCCGCCGGCTACACCTCGGTGCTGCTGCAGGGCAGCGGCAGCTTTGCGGTAGAGGGCGTGCTGGGCACGGTCATCGGCCCGCAGGACAAGCTGCTGATCGTCAACAACGGCGCCTACGGGGCGCGGATGATCGAAATGGCGCGGCTGATGGATATCGACCACCACGCCTTTGACTGCGGCGAGGTGAATGAACCGGACGTGGCGGCGATGGAAGCGGTGCTGAAAAGCGATGCGCGTATCAGCCATATCGCCATGGTGCACTGTGAAACCACCACCGGCATGCTCAACCCGCTGCAGAAGGTGGCCGGCCTGGCGGCGCGCAACGGCAAGACCTTTATCGTCGACGCCATGAGCAGCTTCGGCGGCATCCCGTTGGATGTGGACGCGCTGGGCATCGATTTTCTGATCAGTTCCGCCAACAAATGCATTCAGGGCGTGCCAGGCTTCGCTTTCGTCATCGCCCGCCGCAGCGAACTGGAAAAATGCGCCGGGCGTTCGCGCTCGCTGTCGCTCGATCTGTACGCCCAGTGGCGCTGTATGGAAGACCAGGCCGGCAAATGGCGCTTTACGTCGCCGACCCATACCGTGCTGGCCTTCGCGCAGGCGCTGAAAGAGTTGGAGCAGGAGGGCGGCATTGCCGCGCGCCACCGTCGCTATCAGACCAATCAGCGGCGGCTGGTGGCGGGCATGCGCGAACTGGGCTTTGAAACCCTGCTCGATGAGGCGTTGCATTCGCCGATCATCACCGCGTTCTATTCGCCAAAGGCCGACACTTATCGCTTCGCCGAGTTTTATCAGCGCCTGAAGCAACAAGGCTTCGTGATTTATCCCGGTAAAGTGTCGCAGAGCGACTGCTTCCGCATCGGCAACATCGGGGAGATCTACCCGCAAGATATCGAACGTTTGCTGGCGGCAGTCAGGCAGGCGATGTACTGGAATCAATAA
- the phnX gene encoding phosphonoacetaldehyde hydrolase: MKQINAVILDWAGTTVDFGSFAPTQIFVEAFKQTFDIDISLAEARIPMGLGKWQHIEALGKLPAVDARWRQRLGRSMSHQDIDALYQAFMPLQIAKVIDFADPIEGVPQVIAALREQGIKIGSCSGYPRAVMEVLVPAAAERGYAPDYWVATDDLAAGGRPGPWMALQNAIALGIDAVAHCVKVDDAVPGIAEGLNAGMWSVGLALSGNEFGATWPEYRQMAAGEIERRRAAAADKLYAAGAHYVIDTLAQLPAAIADINRRLAKGERP; the protein is encoded by the coding sequence ATGAAACAGATCAACGCCGTAATCCTCGACTGGGCCGGCACCACGGTGGACTTCGGCTCCTTTGCGCCGACGCAGATTTTCGTCGAGGCGTTCAAACAGACCTTCGATATCGACATCAGCCTGGCGGAAGCGCGTATTCCGATGGGGCTGGGCAAATGGCAGCATATCGAGGCGCTGGGGAAACTGCCGGCGGTCGACGCGCGCTGGCGGCAGCGGCTGGGGCGCTCGATGAGCCACCAGGACATCGACGCGCTGTATCAGGCGTTTATGCCGCTGCAAATCGCCAAAGTGATCGATTTTGCCGATCCCATCGAGGGCGTGCCGCAGGTGATTGCCGCTTTGCGCGAGCAGGGGATTAAAATCGGTTCCTGCTCCGGTTATCCGCGCGCGGTGATGGAAGTGCTGGTGCCCGCCGCCGCAGAGCGCGGCTACGCGCCGGATTATTGGGTCGCCACCGACGATCTCGCGGCCGGCGGCCGACCGGGGCCTTGGATGGCGTTGCAGAACGCGATCGCGTTGGGTATCGATGCGGTGGCGCATTGCGTGAAGGTGGATGACGCGGTGCCGGGCATTGCCGAAGGGCTGAATGCCGGGATGTGGAGCGTCGGGCTGGCGCTGTCCGGCAACGAGTTCGGCGCCACCTGGCCGGAGTATCGACAGATGGCGGCGGGCGAGATAGAGCGCCGCCGCGCGGCGGCCGCCGATAAGCTGTACGCGGCGGGTGCGCACTATGTGATAGACACGCTGGCGCAATTGCCGGCAGCGATCGCCGATATCAACCGGCGGTTGGCGAAGGGCGAGCGGCCGTAA
- a CDS encoding L-cystine transporter gives MNLPLVINVLVFVALLLLLAQTRHKQWSLAKKVLVGLVVGVVFGLGLQLVYGSDNPVLKESISWFNIVGNGYVQLLQMIVMPLVFASILSAVAKLHNASSLGKISVLTIGTLLFTTLISALVGVLVTNLFGLTAEGLVQGAQESARLTAIQTNYVGKLADLTVPQMVLSFIPKNPFADLTGASPTSIISVVIFATFLGVASLQLLKDDKPKGERVLVAIDTLQAWVMKLVRLVMKLTPYGVLALMTKVVAGSNIHDIVKLGSFVVASYIGLAIMFVVHAALLAFTGVNPLKFFRKVWPVITFAFTSRSSAASIPLNVEAQTRRLGVPESIASFSASFGATIGQNGCAGLYPAMLAVMVAPTVGINPLDPVWIATLVGIVTISSAGVAGVGGGATFAALIVLPAMGLPVTLVALLISVEPLIDMGRTALNVNGSMAAGTITSQLMKQTDKAVMDSEDEVELAHR, from the coding sequence ATGAATCTTCCGCTCGTGATTAACGTGCTGGTGTTTGTCGCGCTCCTTTTGCTGCTGGCGCAAACCCGCCACAAGCAATGGAGCCTGGCGAAAAAAGTGCTGGTCGGCCTGGTGGTCGGCGTGGTGTTCGGTCTGGGCCTGCAGCTGGTGTACGGCTCCGACAACCCGGTGCTGAAAGAATCCATCAGCTGGTTCAACATCGTCGGCAACGGCTATGTGCAACTGCTGCAAATGATCGTCATGCCGCTGGTGTTTGCCTCGATCCTGAGCGCGGTCGCCAAACTGCATAACGCCTCTTCTCTGGGTAAAATCAGCGTTCTGACAATCGGCACGCTGCTGTTCACCACGCTGATCTCGGCGCTGGTGGGCGTGCTGGTCACCAACCTGTTCGGCCTGACCGCCGAAGGCCTGGTGCAGGGCGCGCAGGAGAGCGCGCGTCTGACGGCGATCCAGACCAACTACGTGGGCAAACTGGCCGATCTGACCGTGCCGCAGATGGTGCTGTCGTTCATTCCGAAAAACCCGTTCGCCGACCTGACCGGCGCCAGCCCGACTTCGATCATCAGCGTGGTGATTTTCGCCACCTTCCTCGGCGTGGCCTCGCTGCAGCTGCTGAAAGACGACAAGCCGAAAGGCGAGCGCGTACTGGTGGCTATCGACACCCTGCAAGCCTGGGTGATGAAGCTGGTGCGTCTGGTCATGAAACTGACGCCATATGGCGTGCTGGCGCTGATGACCAAAGTGGTCGCCGGTTCCAACATTCACGACATCGTCAAACTCGGCAGCTTCGTGGTGGCTTCGTACATCGGCCTGGCCATCATGTTCGTGGTACACGCCGCTCTGCTGGCCTTCACCGGCGTTAACCCGCTGAAGTTCTTCCGCAAGGTGTGGCCGGTGATCACCTTCGCCTTCACCAGCCGCTCCAGCGCCGCCAGCATTCCGCTGAACGTGGAAGCGCAGACCCGTCGTCTGGGCGTGCCGGAATCCATCGCCAGCTTCTCGGCGTCGTTCGGTGCCACCATCGGCCAGAACGGCTGTGCAGGCCTCTACCCGGCGATGCTGGCGGTAATGGTTGCGCCGACCGTCGGCATCAACCCGCTGGATCCGGTATGGATCGCCACCCTGGTCGGCATCGTCACCATCAGCTCCGCCGGTGTGGCGGGCGTGGGCGGCGGCGCCACCTTCGCTGCGCTGATCGTGCTGCCGGCGATGGGCCTGCCGGTGACGCTGGTCGCGCTGCTGATCTCGGTCGAACCGCTGATCGACATGGGCCGCACCGCGCTGAACGTCAACGGCTCCATGGCGGCAGGCACCATCACCAGCCAGCTGATGAAGCAAACCGACAAAGCCGTGATGGACAGCGAAGACGAAGTCGAATTGGCGCATCGCTAA
- a CDS encoding metal-dependent hydrolase yields the protein MTAEGHLIFSVACAIFAKKAEVTPELATGDWWHIIPAALLTSLLPDIDHPKSVLGQRLRWLAIPIARAFGHRGFTHSLLAIAGGMALFQLDVPRSWPIPADALHAMIIGYFSHLLADMLTPAGVPLLWPCRWRFRLPLLNSQKGNQLERVLCLCLVAFAICWQGDFTLPVQSYVEQIRNIRL from the coding sequence ATGACCGCGGAAGGACATCTTATATTCTCTGTCGCTTGCGCGATCTTCGCCAAGAAGGCGGAAGTGACGCCAGAGCTGGCTACCGGCGACTGGTGGCACATCATACCCGCTGCGCTGCTGACCTCGCTGCTACCGGACATCGATCACCCCAAGTCGGTGCTGGGCCAGCGTCTGCGCTGGCTCGCCATTCCCATCGCCCGCGCCTTCGGCCACCGCGGTTTCACCCACAGCCTGCTGGCGATCGCCGGCGGCATGGCGCTGTTTCAGCTGGACGTGCCGCGCAGCTGGCCGATCCCGGCCGATGCGCTGCACGCCATGATCATCGGTTACTTCAGCCACCTGCTGGCCGATATGCTCACCCCCGCCGGCGTTCCGCTGCTGTGGCCGTGCCGCTGGCGTTTTCGTCTGCCGCTGCTCAACTCGCAAAAAGGCAACCAACTGGAGCGCGTACTGTGTCTGTGCCTGGTGGCCTTCGCCATCTGCTGGCAAGGTGATTTCACCCTCCCGGTGCAATCCTATGTCGAGCAAATCAGAAATATCAGGCTCTGA
- the hxpB gene encoding hexitol phosphatase HxpB: MAYSQRIETAIFDMDGLLIDSEPLWLQAELDIFGALGLDLSDRHKLPDTLGLRIDLVVKMWYQAMPWQGVSLDEVSARIIERAIELVHETRPLLPGVRQALELCRSQGLNVGLASASPLHMQQQVLKMFDLEGYFDQLVSAEYLPYSKPHPEVYLIAAERLGSDPLRCITLEDSFNGMIATKAARMRSIVIPAAEYRHDPRWALADHQLETLEQLTPAHFA; encoded by the coding sequence ATGGCTTATTCGCAACGCATTGAAACCGCAATTTTTGATATGGACGGCTTGTTGATCGATTCGGAACCGCTGTGGCTGCAGGCCGAGCTGGATATCTTCGGCGCGCTGGGACTGGATCTGTCCGATCGTCACAAGCTGCCGGACACCCTGGGGCTGCGCATCGATCTGGTGGTGAAAATGTGGTATCAGGCGATGCCCTGGCAAGGGGTTTCGCTTGATGAAGTATCAGCGCGGATTATCGAGCGCGCCATCGAGCTGGTGCACGAGACGCGCCCGCTGCTGCCTGGCGTCCGGCAGGCGCTGGAGCTGTGCCGCAGTCAGGGGTTGAACGTCGGCCTGGCCTCCGCCTCGCCGCTGCACATGCAACAGCAGGTACTGAAGATGTTCGATCTTGAAGGCTACTTCGATCAATTGGTTTCCGCCGAATACCTGCCGTACAGCAAACCGCACCCGGAGGTCTATCTGATCGCCGCCGAACGCCTGGGCAGCGATCCGCTGCGCTGCATCACGCTGGAAGACTCCTTCAACGGCATGATCGCCACCAAAGCCGCGCGCATGCGCTCCATCGTGATCCCGGCTGCCGAATACCGCCACGATCCGCGCTGGGCGCTGGCTGACCACCAGTTGGAGACGCTGGAACAGCTTACTCCCGCCCACTTCGCCTGA